DNA from Aphis gossypii isolate Hap1 chromosome 3, ASM2018417v2, whole genome shotgun sequence:
gaattttgtaaaatgctttcttattgcacattaaatttgtggtacgattttacgaatgtaccgAATGTAAACATTGGTATTTAATGGTTAAATTGAAGTAAGGTTCAGCTAACTAGTGATTGGTAtgaacaaattgttttatggaaatttatatagaaaaaaaaatgtaaaacttaaaatgtcaatGAGAACATcttagtcaaaatattttggaaattgtaTGTTTAACTGTTGGGGTTAAATGTTCACTACTATGTATGAAAGCTGTGTCCTCTCTTAgagtaataagttataatatataatttaccataAGGTGAATTGTCCTAGACAAGTTGAAACTTGCAcaacataaaaatttcaagtatttataatttaagtttttgaattacaataaaataaaaaaattgattttgtcaaCTAGTggttttgatgaaaaatattggaaattttttatattcagttagttaaaagtattaagtatatccAATTTTCTATTCAAAATTAGCCTTATAGTTGAAAATGAAAGCTTTTTCCAGCTACACATCAtcaatagtaattaaatattaatacattaatgtattaatgtaagaaattaatttttgaatacaaaatttgaGTCACAACAttggatttataaatatttatttaatgtattattttacgtttaatgAATAACACATTcaagtttatatataaataaaatattaatttactatgtatacatatcagTAGTCATATAGGAGGGAAAAGTGTCAGAAgggtattaaaaattcttttaaaatctataaatgtataatttaagtaacaaTAAAGTTCTGGAACTATTCTGGTGTAGTTTTATGAGAGCTCCAGCCATggaaacattttgtaaatctaCGTGATTCCTTGTTTTTCAATGCCAACATTAATTTTCTTGGTTTTTCCGGTTGTTTAACTCttaaatgttgtatataaacctataaaaaaattaaatttataattgttaaaataaaatttaaaaattgttcaaatgtatttttacatataaatattgtgtcaTTAAATTagatgattaaattttaaaatataatgaatcaggtaaatagatttaacaactaatatttaagaaagCCTACGACTTATTatgatcaatatttaatttaattcaatatcattgattatttgttagtttaagtagtttaaaacatttaaactacgataagttaataattaattagccAAAAAgagacaaaattaaaaacaattaattcaaatacattagaatatttataaaatacaaaatagtttagCTCAATTCACCATTGAGATAAACTTCATATTGGTGAGTTGGAGTttctaatcatttaaatatattatatatttatcaaaattatacattttatatgatacataatatatttttgttatttaatattcatataaaatatcttacctGGGCAGATTTATAagctaattttatttctacttCACTGCTTCTAGCACCAAGCCATAAAAATACTTGCTCTCCATTGTCAAGCACCATTATATCATCATCAGCTAAATCatcctaaaattaataacttttaaatatttaatttaactgtagaattattagaaaataagaaatgtaaataatattttaaaaactaaaatgtttattatattctagtaaaattatgttttagtaacaatacaaatcaaaaaagGAATGAAAAGTTTATCTTTGAAGAAttgttaagaaataaaaaaaaatagttttaaattatataaaaatgtaaatactaacCTGACAAAAATCTGAACATTTTTCTGATATAGTGAAATATCCTTTTTCATTAGAACATCGAAATAGTCTTGTAAATTTCATATACTCAGCATCTTGCTCATAAGGTTTTTCACCACCTAATGCTACCCAGAAAAAGTTATTGGGTTCTTCTCCTTCATTTATTACTTGTAAACTAGTCCATGcctaatagttaaaataatttaatattaattttaatattcgttattatagatttttgtaaTACTTGCATCATTAAACATATCATCAGCAATTTCTTCGGCTAATTTTATATCTTCTGGGTCAGTTTTTGATCCAACCcacaaatatacaattccATTAGTATCTTCTTGatcaaatttaacttttaaaatataactagaaaataataataaaaacattaaaatggtATACTAGAATctataaagaaatttaaattaccaaaatgctgaatttaaatttcttgcATCTGGTTTGATTTCAATAAGCCTTGAATAGAGTGCACTACCATTAGATCTTAAATGATATAGTTGAACTGGTGGTggttttacttttcttttaccaaaatgtataacaaattttcttttaaaatgagacaaaaatttaatattttcttgttgTTGATGAGTACGAATCACTTCTAGTTTTTCGCCAAGCATAGCCTTAAATTGTTTCTCTAAgctaaagtaataaaattaatattaaaagaagagcttaaactttaaagcaaaatatttgaattacctAAAAGTAAATGTCAGCCAACCCATATTTGATGCATCTCGTCCCTGCCAGAAATACACAACACATTGGAAATCTTCTGGTTGACCATCTGATATATCTTCATTTCCTTCTTCATCATCAACAGGTACCCAATAACGacacaaaaatacataacaatcTTTGCTATAAAATTGTCCTAATTCATCTTCAGGTAATCTCACAAATTTTTTCCCTTCTAAAACAAAAGACTCCATTTGGTCTAAATCATCATTCCAGTCTTGCATCAGTTGTAATGCTTCGTTTAACAACATTGGTGGCTGACGTGGAGTAAATAATGCTGCTAAAtcatgcttataaaaaaaaaatacataaaacaataaaacatatttaaaaatatacctattaaaaaataaaaattattaattgtaatgatTACTTTAGTTTCTTGTTTCATAGCCCATTTAGTTAGATCTGCGCCAGTTTTTTGAACAGATTCTGCAGTTCGAGTAAAATCTACCGCTATAACTTCTTCCCACCCAACAAatcttattttgaaaatttgaggTTCATTTCCTTCTTGAATTCGCATTGTTAAAGCATAATCTGGACGTTCAATCATAGCAAATAATTCTTGAGAAAGCTTAACAGCAGCTGCTCTCACCAATCGTGTTGACTTTTTTCCAAAccttaagttaaatttaacaaacaactttaatttatctaattaaatgtacttaaattaattcaattatgttACCAAACGTATAAGTCAGTAGAGGAATCgagaatatatacatttttagaatttaaaagtgaatgttctaaagtattatgtaatatctcAACTTGAGGAAGCTCTAAGTAGCCCATACCCAATTTTACTTGATATAAACGAGGACACGGTGGTTCAAAATTTTCGTCCACATTAgcctaatacaaattaaaataaaatattataaatataataatatattttacactagaaaataaaaatgtataatactaaagGTTAGATTAGGTACAAgatggtaataaaaaataaataacaatttaattaaaaataactataattttagcaaaaatatttatttcataaaaccaATACTACTTGCTTGTATATCAACAGAAGAGTCAAATGAATCATCCATTTCCAACAAATCGCGAAATTCTTTACTTTCCTCGCCAAACTCCTCAATGAATATTTCTGcactattttttctttcatttttgtttattttttcagctaataatctttaaaaataatttctattacttttgtattaacattagatgtaattttataatttaaaatgtataccgaTTTTACCTTGCTTTTGATTTAAGTGTGTTCTTTGCTTTTGTACCTTGCCATAGAAAGATTGATAAACCAGcatccaaaataaatacatacccaATGTCCAAagatgtataacataatttgaCTGGTTCTAAATGAACAGAAGTCCCATGAGCATGTACTCTAAACATGCGTGTAAAAtaagtctataaataaaaataaagaatcattt
Protein-coding regions in this window:
- the LOC114123794 gene encoding protein flightless-1: MANTGVLPFVRGIDFSNNDFKTSKFPSAVMSMSSVQWLNLNRVKLHEIPEEIGKLGKLEHLSIAHNNIERLYGELTELCSLRSLIARHNCIKSSGIPQELFCNNQTTTELTTLDLSHNRLTRIPDGLESSSSLLVLNLSHNRISSIPNQLFVHLTDLLSLDLSNNELQTLPPQMRRLTNLQTLMLNHNPLDHFQLRQLPSMKNLTTLHMRDTHRNLTNMPPSLETLTSLTDLDLSCNQLPKVPDALYTLTNLKRLNLSSNLITELSLALEVWQELEVLQLSDNELISLPASLCKLSSLKRLYVNYNKLDFDGIPSGIGKLSAMEVFSACGNLLEMIPEGLCRCGSLKKLLLGSNKLITLPDTIHLLKDIEVLDLSNNPNLIMPPKPTCTATDGLQFYNIDFSLQNQLRLAGAVVPNSIQPSQASSRDPIARKLRLRRSKRDHEEEKQAKILKGMQDIANDKNNETFDDSIKAESLKPKRWDEGLEKPAVDYGDLFEEGTGRLPGLSVWEIENFLPNLVDEVAYGKLYRGDCYIVLHTTINTTSDSLCWKIFFWIGDNASLDKRACAAIHAVNLRNFLGAECRTIREELGEESEEFLSLFDSPLVYIDGGRTASGFYTVEDITYFTRMFRVHAHGTSVHLEPVKLCYTSLDIGYVFILDAGLSIFLWQGTKAKNTLKSKARLLAEKINKNERKNSAEIFIEEFGEESKEFRDLLEMDDSFDSSVDIQANVDENFEPPCPRLYQVKLGMGYLELPQVEILHNTLEHSLLNSKNVYILDSSTDLYVWFGKKSTRLVRAAAVKLSQELFAMIERPDYALTMRIQEGNEPQIFKIRFVGWEEVIAVDFTRTAESVQKTGADLTKWAMKQETKHDLAALFTPRQPPMLLNEALQLMQDWNDDLDQMESFVLEGKKFVRLPEDELGQFYSKDCYVFLCRYWVPVDDEEGNEDISDGQPEDFQCVVYFWQGRDASNMGWLTFTFSLEKQFKAMLGEKLEVIRTHQQQENIKFLSHFKRKFVIHFGKRKVKPPPVQLYHLRSNGSALYSRLIEIKPDARNLNSAFCYILKVKFDQEDTNGIVYLWVGSKTDPEDIKLAEEIADDMFNDAWTSLQVINEGEEPNNFFWVALGGEKPYEQDAEYMKFTRLFRCSNEKGYFTISEKCSDFCQDDLADDDIMVLDNGEQVFLWLGARSSEVEIKLAYKSAQVYIQHLRVKQPEKPRKLMLALKNKESRRFTKCFHGWSSHKTTPE